From the Malus domestica chromosome 17, GDT2T_hap1 genome, one window contains:
- the LOC103404674 gene encoding F-box/FBD/LRR-repeat protein At1g13570-like, whose translation MVVKVLKRNTKRIDQSSGDEISEMASVTKEDRISSLPWDVLDGILVRLPLKEVVRTSILSSRWRHKWTGISQFVIDDKCIPSRISDKVARWESIMEILCQVQLHHTGPIEKFKLAAYCRPDHSDLDQWIHFLADKGLKEFILQEFDTIKRFNLPFCLFSCPLLNRLELFGCRIKPSSEAIGFKSVVNLHLNEVCVTGGTLECLVINSPVLERLTLLNIDRQIVFRIGNTNLKYLKVDSNFDDIYLENSPSLACVDIGLRARVVPRLFGSEGGKLIRVIGCLHAIKKLSLSSAILAFLGNNGVPDKLPTLLPHLSVLELRDVQLDSLTEVLVCVCIFRSAPNLEELHLSVASTTEYYKPAADFLITKLSNHYFEQLKVAKIRAVQNVQTETIFIQLLLAHSPVLKRMTIVHYGSRILPTEVLEQSVPASKDVEIFNLCV comes from the exons atggttgtgaaagtgtTGAAGAGGAATACGAAAAGAATTGATCAGTCTTCTGGTGATGAGATTAGTGAGATGGCAAGTGTTACGAAAGAGGATAGAATTAGCAGTCTGCCTTGGGATGTATTGGACGGGATCCTTGTTCGCTTGCCTTTGAAAGAAGTTGTGAGGACTAGTATCTTATCCAGCAGGTGGAGGCATAAATGGACTGGCATTTCACAGTTTGTTATTGATGACAAATGCATTCCAAGCCGGATATCAGACAAAGTTGCAAGATGGGAATCGATCATGGAAATTCTTTGTCAAGTTCAATTGCATCATACCGGTCCTATAGAAAAGTTTAAGCTTGCTGCTTATTGCCGGCCTGACCATTCTGATTTAGACCAGTGGATTCATTTTTTAGCTGACAAAGGTCTCAAGGAGTTCATCCTACAGGAGTTTGACACTATAAAACGTTTTAACTTGCCTTTTTGTCTATTCTCGTGTCCACTTTTGAATCGCTTGGAGCTTTTCGGTTGTAGAATCAAGCCATCTTCTGAAGCCATCGGATTCAAGAGCGTCGTGAACCTCCATCTCAATGAAGTTTGTGTAACTGGTGGCACGCTAGAATGTTTGGTTATAAATTCTCCGGTTCTTGAAAGATTGACACTGTTGAACATTGATCGTCAAATTGTTTTTAGAATTGGCAACACGAATCTCAAGTATCTGAAAGTAGATTCCAACTTTGACGATATTTATCTTGAAAACAGTCCATCTCTTGCTTGTGTTGACATTGGCTTGAGGGCGAGGGTCGTACCGCGACTTTTTGGGTCCGAAGGAGGGAAGCTAATCAGGGTTATAGGCTGTCTACATGCTATCAAGAAACTGAGCCTATCTAGTGCCATCCTGGCG TTTCTGGGCAATAATGGCGTACCGGACAAACTTCCTACTCTGCTTCCACATCTGTCAGTTCTCGAACTCAGGGACGTACAGTTGGATTCTTTGACAGAAGTGTTGGTTTGCGTCTGCATTTTTCGAAGTGCTCCTAATTTAGAGGAACTACACCTTTCA GTTGCTAGTACAACTGAGTATTACAAACCTGCTGCTGACTTCCTCATCACTAAGTTGTCAAACCACTACTTCGAACAACTTAAAGTAGCGAAGATAAGAGCGGTACAAAATGTTCAAACTGAGACAATATTCATCCAGCTTTTACTCGCTCATTCGCCCGTGCTGAAAAGAATGACCATTGTACATTATGGAAGCAGAATTCTTCCAACAGAAGTGCTGGAGCAATCCGTGCCAGCTTCTAAAGATGTCGAAATTTTCAACTTATGCGTATAA
- the LOC103404673 gene encoding protein NSP-INTERACTING KINASE 1-like → MLVTFESMGIGIGMGMRGAKAALCFMAFLWSWTCGNGLLSPKGVNFEVQALMGLKNSLVDPHGVLDNWDDDSVDPCSWTMVTCSPESLVIGLGTPSQSLSGTLSPSIGNLTNLQIVLLQNNNITGPIPREIERLSKLRTLDISNNFFTGAIPSSLGHLRSLQYLRLNNNSLIGAFPVSLANMSQLSFLDLSYNNLSGPVPRFAAKTFNIVGNPLICATGSEAQCNGTTLMPMLMNLTTTQAALPGRSKNHKVALAFGLSLGCLCLIVLGFGAVIWWRQRRNQQAFFDVKDRHHEEISLGNLKRFHFRELQIATHNFSSKNILGKGGFGHVYKGTLQDGTFVAVKRLKDGSALGGEIQFQTEVEMISLAVHRNLLRLYGFCITPAERLLVYPYMSNGSVASRLKGKPVLDWGTRKRIALGAGRGLLYLHEQCDPKIIHRDVKAANILLDDYCEAVVGDFGLAKLLDHQDSHVTTAVRGTVGHIAPEYLSTGQSSEKTDVFGFGILLLELITGQRALEFGKAANQKGAILDWVKKIHQEKTLEMLVDKDLKTNYDRIELEEMVQVALLCTQYLPGHRPKMSEVVRMLEGDGLVERWEASQKVESTKSKAPEFSSSDRYSDLTDDSSLLVQAMELSGPR, encoded by the exons ATGCTTGTGACGTTTGAATCAATGGGAATTGGGATTGGAATGGGAATGAGAGGAGCAAAAGCTGCTCTCTGTTTTATGGCATTTCTGTGGTCTTGGACATGTGGGAATGGGTTGCTTTCTCCTAAAGGAGTAAACTTTGAAG tgCAAGCTTTAATGGGCCTTAAGAATTCTCTTGTGGATCCTCATGGAGTTTTGGATAATTGGGATGATGATTCTGTTGATCCATGTAGTTGGACTATGGTCACTTGCTCTCCTGAAAGCTTAGTTATTGGCCT GGGTACTCCAAGCCAAAGTTTATCAGGCACTCTTTCTCCAAGCATAGGCAACTTAACAAATCTTCAGATTGT GTTATTACAGAACAACAATATAACCGGACCTATTCCTCGGGAGATTGAGAGGCTCTCAAAGCTTCGTACACTTGATATTTCCAATAACTTCTTCACTGGGGCAATTCCCTCCTCTTTAGGCCACCTGAGAAGTCTCCAATACTT GAGGCTCAACAATAACAGTCTTATTGGAGCATTTCCGGTTTCGTTGGCTAACATGAGCCAGCTTTCCTTTCT AGACTTGTCCTACAATAACCTGAGTGGCCCTGTACCTAGATTTGCTGCTAAAACATTCAA CATAGTTGGAAATCCTCTGATCTGCGCAACGGGATCTGAAGCTCAGTGCAATGGGACGACACTGATGCCAATGTTGATGAATTTGACTACTACACAAG CTGCTCTTCCCGGGAGATCTAAAAATCACAAAGTAGCACTCGCATTTGGTCTAAGCCTCGGATGCCTCTGCCTGATTGTTCTTGGATTTGGAGCAGTTATATGGTGGCGGCAAAGGCGCAACCAACAGGCATTCTTCGATGTTAAAG ACCGGCATCATGAGGAAATTTCCCTTGGTAACCTGAAAAGATTCCACTTCAGAGAACTTCAGATTGCAACGCACAATTTCAGCAGCAAGAACATACTAGGAAAAGGCGGCTTTGGACATGTGTACAAAGGAACTCTCCAAGATGGCACTTTCGTAGCAGTTAAGCGGCTTAAAGATGGCAGTGCACTTGGTGGAGAGATTCAATTCCAGACTGAAGTTGAAATGATCAGCCTAGCAGTTCACCGCAACCTTCTCAGGCTATACGGCTTTTGCATCACACCAGCCGAAAGACTTCTAGTTTATCCATACATGTCCAATGGCAGCGTTGCTTCCCGTCTCAAAg GGAAACCGGTCTTGGATTGGGGCACTAGGAAGCGGATTGCCTTAGGAGCCGGAAGAGGATTGTTGTACCTTCACGAGCAATGTGATCCGAAAATAATCCACAGGGATGTGAAGGCTGCAAATATACTTCTTGATGACTACTGTGAAGCTGTGGTGGGAGATTTCGGGTTGGCAAAGCTTCTGGATCACCAAGACTCGCATGTCACCACAGCTGTTAGGGGTACTGTGGGTCATATAGCCCCTGAGTACCTCTCCACCGGCCAGTCCTCTGAGAAAACTGATGTTTTCGGATTTGGAATCCTTCTACTTGAACTAATTACAGGCCAGAGAGCACTGGAATTTGGTAAGGCAGCTAACCAGAAAGGAGCTATACTTGATTGG GTTAAAAAGATTCATCAGGAAAAGACGCTTGAGATGCTTGTGGACAAGGATCTGAAAACCAACTATGACAGGATTGAGCTGGAGGAAATGGTTCAAGTGGCACTCTTGTGCACACAGTACCTTCCCGGCCACAGACCGAAAATGTCAGAAGTGGTAAGGATGCTTGAAGGTGATGGACTTGTGGAAAGATGGGAAGCCtctcagaaagtagaatcaacaAAGTCCAAAGCCCCCGAGTTCTCATCCTCAGACCGATACTCCGATCTCACTGACGACTCTTCGCTACTAGTACAAGCAATGGAACTCTCTGGTCCACGGTGA